The sequence AGGGATAGCGACTCCACATTTATGATAGGGTTGTACCTGTGAGCGAGTTTGTGTATCTTTTTGTGATGGAAATGTTTTGAGTGTTTTGCTGCCTTCTATGTTGGCCTATCTAGATGCAGTTAGGTTCGTATGCTTTTTTACTAGTTTACAAAACATTATTTTCCATGAAGATTCCGAACCATCACTGATATTGCGATGTTTCAGATCCGTCGACATTCATAAAATCTTATTGGTGCGAATAATACATATAAATCTTTTCTGATATGAAGGTTTGATTTAACCTAAAATACCTATTCGGTATAGATTACAAACTTTAAACACTATAAACCACACAAAACACCTAATTTTGTTGGTGTTGCTTTGTTCCCATATGGTACTCTTTTCCGTTATAAAAGAGTGCCGTTTTGGATATTGATGTTAGCACGGCCACCAATACACTACCTTGATAACTAATTActaatataaaatatatgtaaaatATTGCAACATTGTAATATTATAAAACTATGTTTCAATACGAATCTAGCTATATCATATTCAaaaattcaatcaaaatattaaaaagataTTGATGATTAAAATTTAAATGTGTTGATTGTatgcaatctaaaataaaatatttttttgaccgAAGGAAACGTGTATCACTGAATGATTACAACTAATGAATTGTCTGGATGACATATGGCTTTTAATATTAGGTATCAAGGGTGAAATAATACCACATGGGCGTTcaatgaatgaagaagaaatccATATCCTTGGCATCAAGTACATGGAACAATAATTGTTAGGCGCCTAATTGTTATCCATCAAACAAAAGTGTGATGTTGCCGGTATCTCTCCTAAGCATCTCGAATAGTATGGATAACTGATCAACGTACATGTTATCTATAGATATCACCGTAGACAAATTTTCCAATAGATTAGCATAgcattattttcaaaattaatatgagtccataagtcatagagttttatagactaCACGCATGTTAAGAATGAGAAGTAGATTGCCTGCTAGTTAGTAGTGAAGTAGATTGCCTGCTAGTTAGTAGTTTACTTTTTCTCTCTTGGTTAACTCTCTTGCCACGTAAGAAAAAAATTGACGAAAATAGGCTTATAGCTAGGGACGAGGATCCTCTGACGTCGCGCGATGTCGCTGACACGTGGAGCCGGATCCACGTGTCAGTGATGAAGTTACCATAACATTGATGTCAGAGGATCCAGATCCTATAACTAGTTGATTTGGTACTGTTAGAGACACTAATAGGTGATCCATAGACTTCCTTTTCAACGAAGGATGGAAACATTTAGGAAAATGACTAGTAATAGCCATTTTAATTCGTAAAAAATCATGCAACAAACATTTTTGACAAACTGTAAATTCGTAAAAAAACATGCTGGATGCTACTATAGCTAAGCCTCACATACCAGTAGAGGACTAGGTTATTTTTACTTCCTGTCTGAGTGGATCCTActacttttttcttcttcttttggctACGACAGCATGAACAGATCAACCATCGCTTACCGGATGACAAATTAAACCGGTAATCTCGCTGTCGGGCTCGTTTTCTTTTCAGAAGGAAGTAGTAAACCGCATGCCATGCCGGCCTGGTCAATGCGACGGAGCAATGGTTTGTCCTTTGTGATGAGACTAGTGGTAGTAGCAGGGACCTGGTCGTTGGTCCGTTCATGTGGCCAACGACCTGGCGTTCGCAACCAGCCGCGCATGCAGTTGATTGGTTGTGCTGCAGCTGCAGGCACCTTTGCCGTCGTGGAAAGGCAAACCAGCCAGCAGCGTAAGGGAAACTCGTGTcgagttttatatttttataattttaaatgTAATATTTACAGATGTACTAATATACACAGTACATAAAAATGAGAGAATGTAATAATCAAAATatgtaaactttattcattcatgtcgaaatcataaagtacagtttctcTCATTATACATATTACTTCGCAACGCATACGCTATCTGAATATCTTATATGATTTAGCGATTACTTTGTCTTGATTTTCAGGACTTCGTAAAGCGACTCCGGTTAATTACGCTCGTCTTcaggctacctccgattaagctgcgcTAGCGGTCATCATATCGAGATTGTCTCCGAGTCTataaggctgtagtcacacgcaatAAAAGCAATAAAAGGAATAAAGAAACATGATAACAATCTAGCATgagttttttttactatttatgCATCTCAGATCATCATCGGTCATGTATAGTCTCAgaattatgtatgtatgtaagaAGAGGTGAATTAGGAGTGTGACACGATGCGTAACTTCTACCGGAAGCGACAGCTAAGCCATAACCAGGAGCTCGACGtcgtgcttgactcactaaccTTCTCTTCGGACctcggacttgtcctcatcAACCATCTCCGAAGGCAACTAGCAAGTAACACCACACAGGCAAAAGCCATAAAGGCGAGGATGATCACTTGTGGGCCACAAAGGCTTATGTCACAATGGCACTGTATTCTTTGCCACACAGACACTACGCCACATAGGCGGAGGGAAATCACTAAAGcatcaagccacaaaggcaaaagGCAGCAAGAGGGCTCGGTACAGCAGAGAGCCACATCTCTAATAAGTAGCAAAAAGGGCAATTACATAACAAACAGCCATATCCATGATAACAGAATGATGGCAACATTGATAGGCATCAAGAGGACAGCATCATAGCCCTTAACTTGATAAATAATATTACCATGCCATCAGAAGCTACCAGCTATCAAGGCGCCATGCACATCGGCATTCTCGGCAATAAGGTGGCCATCGATAGCATTGAAATAacaatgatgtcgtctagaTGGGGTGAATagttatttttacaaaaatcgTGTTCTTTTATCATTGGACTAAACTTGtagcggaaaataaactaacgaatttttcacaagtgaaaattcTAAATATATTAGGCTCAAATAGTGCACAATTActctaaataagtgtaaaagttacaatcctaaggtgacaaaaaattattcaaaactaacaAAAGATACTCAAAGAAACTCTAGTTGAAAAATTGAAAACACTATTTATAGGATACTCCGGATTGACCCGGAACCTCCACGTTCAGAGCTGATTGTACATTATTCAAAGTATTTAAATCCAGAACTTTTGGGTTCAGCAGAGAATGAActcaaaactaaaattaaagtATGCCTAAAgaattctagctcaaaccaaatcaaGTCATGTGTTACAAAtgatgatttcaagtagatcTATACAGAATCTACAATTAATttcacacgagcaagtagatcgagcaatatgcataaatattgagcaagaactaaGAAACAAGgatacaagagaggagacacaagatttattttccgaagttcggatatctcctctagaggttcctacgtttCCTTTGAGGtactcggtcacacttgagctaggtctctctcaaccctttttctctctaagctcggtcacacttgagtttgGATtaccactcttgatttcttcccttctgGAGATGAAACCAAAGACTTCACAAACTTTCCacagcacaccacaaccttagatactcaccggcgacacctagccgcctaggagctcaaagctccaagagtaacaataTAACGACAAACTTCCtaccgatgaactcgagtgttCAAGATGAGAGATAcactcacttgcactcaaactttcaatctctcaatccAACTCAATTTTCTTTACAAATCATACATTATATTAGAGTGGGAGGGAGTTTTTTTTTGCTCTAAAatgtttttctttcgtgcccaagcAGCAGTCACAAATGATGGAGGTGAGAGGGTATATATACCAACgccccaaaactagccgttatataGCTTTTTGTATTGACCCGGAGTATTTGGGTTAACCCAAAAACTTCGGGTTGGTACTAGAACGCTTAACCGAGAACCCTGGCTGGAGCTcatcccggagactccggacagaACAACAAAACTCGAAGACTCCAGGTAAACTAAAGAAGGTCCAAACCGAGACCCCAACCTGGATCCTCATCCAGAGGATCCAGAACCAGGAAAATCCGGATTCCactcggaacctccgagttTAACATAACTGACTCCTGAAaaatggtgataacttttgatcccgaaatttgatttcgatgattttagactctattgaAAGTTTACtgagagggctacacatccaaattgaattcatcACCTCAAACACATTAGataaaactaggaacactccacaACTCAATTCAtacactttcacactttccgcATAAGGCCccttaagctaactctcactttgggttggctAGAAAACTCttaagcactgagacacgataattagctctacgttgcatccctcttaatagtgcaatATAGCTATACTCTAAGttcaaatgtaaaacttgtTTGAAACAATTTGACCCTTTGAAtgctttcaagtaccgcttctttctttcaaaccttgagggttgcaaactttcatataatcttcactccatctcttcttagTTCTTCGTATAATTGATACGAGTcacccatagcttcccatggcctcacacaATCCATTGGCATAAAGACTTCACTCATTCTTCACCATCGTCTTGTCCTTCGACGCCAAACCatttgcttgtccttcaccaccggatggtccatcgtaaCTGAGTCTTACTTGCCTTTCATTGTTTTGCTatagaaaactattttgcaTCTGAtatattcaataaattcactttatcatatatagagCTCAATCTTGTTTTTCACTCTTagcatatagaatatctcaattcagCTCACGCCTTCTTAAGGAACTTAACTCTAACTCACTCTAAAAACACAAAGCACATGTGTTAGTCTattaaaactcaattgacaactttataccttagTTACTTAGTCttcacaagtgacttagccttaatgtttattgtcaattttctttaagcttctccttctgagcatcacctagagctcattcatcttgatgcatatctctcatcgaTGCATcatatatggaacaacctactagtAAAGTtttaacaatattgttagtctataggtattatcattaattatcaaaagcaCACATAAGGGCTAAATGTACTATCAAGCATAACACGAGCAGAATGACAATAATCAAACTAGAACCAAGAGAATAACCATAGCGGAATGGGTAGTAGCATTGAGCCACCCAGGACAGCACCAATAGCCAGGCTATGATCAAAGCTGACCCAACACCAAGTGTAGGACATTATCAGGGCCAAGACAAAGGAAAGAGGAAACAATGTGCCAGCGAGCGAGCTCCAGTGAGAGGAGCACAACAGCAAGCATATAACCAAGACAAAGGCAAAATTTATGGCGATCGGGCTAGCACATGGGCACAACGGCGCGTGATGAGCGGCATGATGGCAAGGCTATCACGACTCGTGGCCAGAGCCCCGACTTCACTAGGGCGTGGCCGGACTACAAGACTTCAACGACGCTCGATTAGAACCCAGAGCTTCTTATGGCACATGACCTAAGCTCGAGCATATAAGGCATGACGACGGCACTGTCAGAGGCTCGCCGACTTGGCAATGGCCAAGGGTCAAGCTGAGCATGGTGCGGAAATGACTGATGGCCAGCGGTAGCACCACATCACGATGGTCGGGGACAAGCAGGAGCACAACAAAATCTGTAACCAACACATGCATGGCATGATGGCCAGACACCACAACGAGCATATGGGAGGAGGGGATCACGGCTGGACCTCACCTCAGGTTGGAGTCATGGCAGCAATGGTGATGAATcgacggagcgcttcgatcgGTGGTGATGCGGCAAGGACACGGAGACGGCAAATCACAGCAGAGCTTCCACGTGATCTCTCCTCCCAAACTCCTCCCAAAATTTTTCCCCTCTTTCTCCCCAAAGATTTCTCCttcctcggtgatggtggtggtaaGAGCTTGATGCGGCAGGGCTTCAACTAGAGCAGAATAGATCTACCCCTCGGGcatcccctccctcctccttaTATAGGAGTGGCTCGGGGCTCCCTCGAAGGAGATAAACTCTAAGCCATTACCATTTAGGGAAGGAATCACGATCTATCACGGTTGGAGATAGGGGCGAATCAGTTTGAGGCAGCTGCCGTGGCGTGCGGGCTAGTAGCGCGCTCGTGCGAGCTCAGGGGCTCGGTCTTGATTGATGAGGAAGCGGCTTGGCCCAAGGAGAGCAGGGGCTTAGGCGAGGAAGAAGCATAGGGGTGATGCGCCCTTGGGCTGGCTCGGCACAGACTCcagaagagggagaggggacAGAGGCCAAGCCAACGCGGTGGGATGTAGCGCGGAGTAGGGAGAGTGGGTGGCAGCGACACGAGATGATGGGTGGTAGCAGCCTTGATGGTAAGGAGGAGTCGGACcatgtcggaggatgaactcctgtcgcagggatcccgagagacccctttttagagattcggccggggggatgatcctggataagcttgttgggaaataagcgggaacggaaataaatgcaatggctggtgggagatgatcgccctgacgggagaaaaatgggtgcactggggtttagataggttcgggccgcacggaggcgtaacaccctactcctgtgtgagcgttATATCTGCCCTtcaagggaattcttcaaggatgtatctgattacaagagagagagacctactgagagcttgaggctctcgtgttctagcttggcttgagcgggTTTGAGCGTCTGTGTCCTCTTCTTCACCCACCGCCCTTTACGTGCTCTTCATTCTTTTCGTTTATaggtgcgccgacctcgacatatcctgaatgggaaagaggggatgcgaatgccaaggtgccacggagaaaggcgtcatcatttcgtcttggcgaagtgacaggggcggtggagaaatgcggcgcgcatccgaccacccgccactgtggaagcctccgggcgccataaagggggcccactgggcagcctcagaggtgcccggtgcgcccaccctgtcttgtctttctactaGGGCAGGGTGGCTGGCGGAGCGcgtcgattctggcaacgttatcccgaggcacccgggtgaaacgggacgggacccgtgcatttaatggacccacgcccccctgccagtgcatggcagggtctgacactggggcgtgggcagctgagaatgtcaggatgtcaggatgtcaggccgcgcgtgcctattaaatgcggcattgggcctttgaccggatgacaccctgacgacgggacccttcgggtcgtcgagtgatcttgcgcgaaccttcggggaaccgagtcctcgggggctgccacgtgcagccccgagcactctctcccgagtactttgggaggatcttcggggaaccgagtcctcgggggctgccacgtgcagccccgagcactctctcccgagcacttcggtgggaccttcggggcaccgagtcctcgggggctgccacgtgcagccccgagcactctctctcgagtacttcggtgggaccttcggggaaccgagtcctcgggggctgccacgtgcagccccgagcactctctcccgagtacttcggtgggaccttcggggaaccgagtcctcgggggctgccacgtgcagccccgagcactctctcccgagtacttccttcccggtatttgggctctgcggatcatcggggaactagggtgctcgggaaccagaggcggcggccccgagcaccttctcccggtacttagcttcttcttaccttgcagggtggtgacatgtggcggatggccggcctggtctcgggacttagggacccctggttctgaatacaccgacagaccAGAGGGGTCGAATTGAGAAGAAGAtaagggagaggggagaggcGGCCAGGCTGGGCTTCTTGTGGTGaggagaaaagagaagcaaacGGGCCAACCTTagggagaaaagaagagaggagggcCAACTTGAATTGCTTGGGCCGAAATGAAAGAGAATCGGCAGGCCTGCTCGGGCTGAAAATAGAGGGATAAGAATTAGAAGCTAGTgccctttcttttcctttctctttctatttatttgtggtatatatacatgcatattgCACATGTATACAACAAAATATCATCATACAAATGCTCCCCCCCCCACTAAGTTGAGTTCTAGGAGAAATGAGCAAGGCTCGACTTGGTGCATAAAACTTCTGACGGGATCTCCACTGCGACATTGGTAGGCGCCAGCCAATGAAGACCTCATGCGAAAGATTTGATCAACTATATTGCGACCATGTAGCAACCACGATGCCAGCCAATAGGGTTGAAGGGTTTTCATAGCTCCACATAAACCGCACTGGAATGCTTCATTGCTCCCGATAATCCTCAGTTGTGGTGGGACTCGGTGCCGCTTCCAAGGTGATTCTTGACTTCACTAcaaccttgggaggtgccagtaCAATGTTGTCGAATGAACGACTaactccactgcgaccttgggaggtgccaaccaGCAAATGTGAAGAGTAAATGATAGACTCTACTACGACCTTGACAGGTGCCGGCTAGTGTTGGTGTAGAATGATTATAGATTCCATGCGACCTTGAGAGGTGCCAACACAATGAAGGTGTAGAATGATTATAGACTACACTGCGACCTTGGAAGGTGCCAACACAGTGTCATCGAACGAGCTGCAATAGCTACAAGAAAATTGTTAAATGATAATAGAAGGGGAAAATGAATAATAACATCCCTATTTGATGCATTTGATGTTAAAAATAGACTTTTTTGTGTCACCAAGTTATAAGATGACCCCAAAATACGACCACAAGAGACTCCTTCCTCTGGAGACAGCGAAAAGTCACACAGTTGCTTTTAATTGTATGGTAGTTCAGTGTACGTGTGTGAAGAGCACATGTTTGAAAACACTTCTGAAAACGGTGGGGGTTCCCAAAAGCTGTCTCCTCGGCCAGAGCACGTTGATAATCCTGTACTTCTTGGGGGTTGTATTTGTGAGTGGTAAAAATGAATGGGAAACAAACTACGGTATGGTTGCTTCCATTTTCTGCGAAGGTGGTTGTAAGATCTATATCCTAGGATCtcttgtgcctcctgtatcagtctttggatcaaatagctgatacacatagtacaacagttgtagtatcaaaaataaattttgtacaTAATTACTAAGGTTCAAAGTACAAAATGTTACAACCCATattatatattacaaacctggccgagaGGTCAACAAAACGCAACGAAAAATAAAAGctaaagccacaagcagcttagggtgcAAACGTGACTTCTAACtttactcttcatcctcgccttcacctccaACGAAATCGGCATTCGCTTCCTCATCTAAATGGGAGCAGGAGTGAGTatagaaggtactcagcaagtcctactaCTTCAAGGTCCTGGTAGATGCATAAAGCGGTAATTCAAAAATGAGGCTTTACGGTTTAATTGTAAGCGTAAAATAGTTTATACAAGTATTCAATTATATCATCTATGGTTCACTTTATAATagtttaattaatttaaaaccggataacaagctatatctggggtttttgatcctaggaggggctacacatCACTCCACAGTTTCTGCCATCACCTCTAATGTACCTTTAGTACCACATAGCTGTTTCTTTTGGATCGGTCAAAGACTAAAACTCATGCATTATCATGTAGTTGTGGCCGTGAATTGATTGAAATTTAAACTACTATTTTATTATATCATAAATATTATACATGTATTTCTATAGAAGAGAGCCTGGGgcaccccgcttggccctgGCTGCGCCTGACATCCTTTCAGCATGGGATGAAGATTTCCTAGTTTTGGGGGGCGTTTTGTGCAATAAAACGTGAGGATTTCTGAGGGGCTAAAGTGAAGTTTGTTCCTCCTGATTCTCAGCCTTACCCCTCTTCCATCGGACGGTTCTCGTGAGCCTGACGAGCAAGCGTAAGCCGTGCGCCGGTTCGCACCGAGCCGCCGCCCGCTCGGGTCGGGACCGGACACTTCCCCCGAGCACCACACTACACCATCCCCACCACCGGCGCGGCGGCTCCAGCCGTCCCTTCACCCACTCTCGTCTCCGAGCACGGGAGCTCGACGCGCTCACGGCGGGAGATGGTGAAGATAGTGACGTACAACGTGAACGGGTTGCGGCCGCGGGTGGCGCAGCACGGCtcgctccgccgcctcctcgacgCCCTCGACGCCGACATCATCTGCTTCCAGGTACGGCCGATTGCTAAACCCAGCTTGCCTCAGCGTCGCACTTACACCCGACTAATCTCGCTATGTGTCGGAACCCTAGCTCATACCTGCCTGTGCTTATCTCTCACTGCCCCGATCCGTGAAATCACTGTTATCGCACTGTATATTCGACAAAATGCGAATGGGCGGAGTTTGAATTCTATTGCTATTGGCACTTgatttcggaaaaaaaaaaggattgtaTATTGTTTAATTTTGACCAACGAGTTGATTATGTGGTGGGATGCAATGCACCATTTGTTCAGTCAAATGCATAGAGTAACTGGGTGAACTGGGGCTAGGCTTCTGATTCATTTGAACAAACTGTTTGAATGCCTGCTTTATTGTAGGAGACCAAATTGTCGAGGCAGGACCTGTCTGCAGACGTCATAATGGCTGAAGGATATGAGGCTTTTGTTTCATGCAATCGCACATGGAAAGGGCGTGGGGCATACTCTGGTAAGTTGCTATGGAATCACGACACTTAACTGGGTTTTCCGATATGGTTGAATTGTATCCTGACGCATAGTTGGTGGCCTGCTTCGATATGTTCTATCGGTGTCGTGACACTTTAAGTTTCTCACCATGAATTTCATCATTACGTGTTCGCACTTAATTTCTGTACTTAACTCCTCTGTAGGCGTTGCAACATTTTGTCGAGTAACAACAGCATTTTCCAGCCAGGAGGTTGCTTTGCCAGTAGCAGCCGAAGAAGGCTTTACTGGACTACAGGACTACGCCAAAAACAGTGAAATCCTTGGGGATTTCGTTCTTGCAATGCCTGTAGAAGAGGAGGGTCTTGGTGAAATCACGCGAGAGGACCTGCTAAGTGTGGACAATGAGGGGCGGTGCATCATCACTGATCACAGACATTTTGGTAAGTAGCTTGTTGCTTCGAAAGGAACACAACATAACTGCCATGcattatttcattattttttggTTGTGTATTTGTTTTGTTCTCTGTATGTAATGATATCTCTGCACCATTTGTGTAGTTCTTTTCAACATATATGGCCCAGCtgttgaagaagatgataaaGAGCGGGTTCGTTTTAAGCTACTATTTTACAAGATATTGCAGGTACTTTGTGTGCATCTCTTTTAACATGTATTTTTTATGAGGAACATTTTAATAATACTTGTATTTCTCCAATGTTAATTTCTTAGATATGGGATGTTCTTATACTTTCTTGTGCTTTCCAATACCTCTTAGAAACGATGGGAACATCTATTGGCTCTTGGAAAGAGAGTTTTTGTTGTTGGTGATTTGAATATTGCTCCTGCTTCTATAGATAAGTGTGATGCGCCGCCTGGTTTCGAGAAGCAAATGTAAGCCctttttactttatttttttgtGATATTTGCTTGCAATTTAATGGTATTTAGGGGCGAATATCTTCTGAGCTTGCATGATTTTATGAAATGGATAAGCTCGGCAGTCTTACTAAAGATACTAAGATACCAGTCTGTTACATAAATCTCTGCCCTTGTAATTTTGATCTAGGCATAAGTGTAAATTTTCTTAAAAGTATCTGTTGTTGGCTGCTGTACTAATGTATGTGATGTCATAGAATTGGGTGTGTCAGTTAATCAATGGAATGTATAGCACAGTAGTTATTGTTTCTTAAATTTAGAACAAAGGAGAGACATTtcaatatgatatatatatatatatatatatatatatatatatatatatatatatatatatatatatatatatatatatatatatacggcgagatcccccagttacaacccgaaacactataagttacaacttgttaggtagatcagttacaacttcacgtctagaaatgcataattgcaacacgaaaGTTACAACTTGtgcactgcgcacatcctccagttacaacccgaaacactatgagttacaacctGTTAGGTAGACCCGTTACAAtttcacgtccagaaatgcataattgcaacacgagaatctaacactgtgagttacaacttgttattcgcactgcgcacatccttcagttacaacttgttaggtagaccagttacaactttacgtttataaatgcataattgcaacacaagaagctaacactatgagttacaacttgttattcgcattGCGCATATCCCCTaattacaacccgaaacactgtgagttacaacttgtgagATGTGCACagacatgaactacagtgagcatacctGCATAATATCTATacagtatgtatatatttatttatttatataatagCTTGATACACCTTACACTATGAAGGCTTTGAGCCCAGTATGTTTTTGTTTTAATAACTAACATTTACAAGGAAGCTTGAAACTAATGTTTTGGACTAGGACTTCCACTTGTGACAAATGCACTAGTTTAATATAATCATGCAAATGACTAAGTGATCAATGTTATTGTCTCTTTTCGTTAAAAGGAGTTCAAATTATGAAGCACCCAGGAATAACACTATTGGTTTTATTATCCTTGTCCTAATTAAAGGTTCCGAGAATGGCTGAGATCTATGCTGAAAGAACATGGAGGTCCCTTTTTTGATGCTTTCAGATCAAAACACCCTGAAAGGTACTGGAATGCCCCCATACATCCTCCATGTTTACATAATGTGCTACTCCAATCTCTTGTGCTCTTGATTTTGTTATTACTAGCTGCTTATGTTCACTGGGTACACGGAGACCATCACACTGATCAGATTTAGATCCCCCTTTGCAACAATTAGTTTTGAGTTTACCCAATTTTCCTTCTCCATGGTTGACTTGTAAACCCATAATAGACTTCTCCCACAAAGATTACTTTCGAACCTGTACTTTGCTATTCTAACCTTGCTGCATTTCTGTGATGCAGGACAGGCGCATATACTTGCTTTAATCAAAAAGTTGGTGCTGAAGAATACAATTATGGTTCTAGAATAGATCACATTCTCATTTCTGGTGCCTGTCTCCATCATTGTTATTCTGTGGAAGACCATAGCATTTATTATTGCCATGTAGAAGAATGTGAGATAATGAATCACTTCAAAAGAGGGAATTCTGAAAAATTGTCAAAGTAAAGAATAGTGGGAACTAATTTCTTTCTGAGAGAGAAGTGGATCATATGCAAGATTTGCAGTGTTACACCAGAATGATTTACTCTATTCCATTGTCTACAGGTGGAAAGGAGGAAGGAGTAGTAAGCTAGAAGGATCTGATCATATTCCAGTTTATATTTTACTGAAAGAAATACCTGAACTTCCAGTTCATAATATCCCACCATCAGCTGCAAGATATCTTCCAGAGGTCCGTGGACGACAATCGACTATTGGTGAGTGTATTTTAGTGTTACGCAAGCTTTTTGTTATAATTTGCTTTGGCACTTTTCAGAATATGTGCTGAAACCAGGCTGCATACATTGTTTACCATGCTAAAGTAGCTTAAGTTGCTCCATTAAAAAATAAGTAGCTTAAGTTG is a genomic window of Phragmites australis chromosome 17, lpPhrAust1.1, whole genome shotgun sequence containing:
- the LOC133897602 gene encoding DNA-(apurinic or apyrimidinic site) endonuclease 2-like, which codes for MVKIVTYNVNGLRPRVAQHGSLRRLLDALDADIICFQETKLSRQDLSADVIMAEGYEAFVSCNRTWKGRGAYSGVATFCRVTTAFSSQEVALPVAAEEGFTGLQDYAKNSEILGDFVLAMPVEEEGLGEITREDLLSVDNEGRCIITDHRHFVLFNIYGPAVEEDDKERVRFKLLFYKILQKRWEHLLALGKRVFVVGDLNIAPASIDKCDAPPGFEKQMFREWLRSMLKEHGGPFFDAFRSKHPERTGAYTCFNQKVGAEEYNYGSRIDHILISGACLHHCYSVEDHSIYYCHVEECEIMNHFKRGNSEKLSKWKGGRSSKLEGSDHIPVYILLKEIPELPVHNIPPSAARYLPEVRGRQSTIVSFLKKGKTYEPQDATNLNLSEDRVDDSCCSDGLENKTIAKEELAASITECSKGGNLPSLICKGTNLDQWINGGSSGVSHNSKKASFSSTKSVPNKKIKRNLSSQPTIKSFFQQPGSKTGNASTSTLVTPVETVHYMNETCVPNDDSLPENMQCTISAAEDQGNTNTSCSLSTDKCNAATLEWQRIQQKMKMTLPCCKGHREPCIPRSVKKGSNIGRLFYVCARAQGPASNPEANCGHFQWAPVKSKEKCL